The Macaca fascicularis isolate 582-1 chromosome 14, T2T-MFA8v1.1 genome contains the following window.
GTTCATGATTCTTGATATTTACGAGTGAGATATCTGAGTCTGGTTTTGAGAATAGGCTTCATCACCATGTTTAGGGGGATCCCAGAGCATGAACTTGCTTTCGTTTAAGGTATTTGCATTTTAGGTGTCTCTGAAACAAAGACAGAAGCATATTTGTGGAGGAAGCATAGTCTCGCCACAGTGGGTGATCACGGCGGCTCACTGCGTTGCAAACAGGTAAGAAAGGCCTAGCCCATGGGTGAAGATCAGACCACCATTTCCTCTCCTTTGGAATTATCAGCAATAGCTCTATTAAGACATGGACCTGTGTGATGGGTGAGTACTGCTTTAATAGAGGAACATCCTAATTGCATGACACAAATGGGGCTGGGTGACATTGTCAGGTGGCACTTGGTCAATGacacatattcttttcttttcttttttttttttttttttttttttttttgagacggagtctcgctctgtcgcccaggctggagtgcagtggcctgatctcagctcactgcaagctccgcctcccgggctcacgccattctcctgcctcagcctcctgagtagctgggactacaggcgcccgccacctcgcccggctagttttttgtagttttagtagagacggggtttcactgtgttcaccaggatggtctcaatctcctgaccttgtgatccacccgtctcggcctcccaaagtgctgggattacaggcttgagccaccgcgcccggccacatattCTTTTCAGAGGCAAAATTcgtttttacttaaaataactgGAAGTTAATAATAGTATCCAAATCAGAAAAAAGAGCATTATAAAGAAGGATTTGTGAGAGTTCTCttccagttttcttaaatttcagtGAAAAAATATCTAGTTCATTATGCAtctgaagaaatggataaaagaaaacaaagggggTCCAGTAAAATAGAAAGTAGGCTCCCTGTCTTCTTTCCCATTGATCCTGCCTCTCTGGGATTCAACCCAACAACTTCCCTTTACCCACTTTCTTGTGTTATCCAAATATCCTATTATTGGCTATGTTCTGGGCATGTACTAGGCTGTAATCAAGATCATGTTCCCATATAGTCATTCTTTCATTTCAAGTCTGCAAACATTTCCTGGATGTTTACTTTGTGCTAGATACCAAAGATACCAAAATGACTAAGACATGATTTCTGCCCCCAGAGActtgacttttcttttaaaaagagtcAACCAATCATCTCACAGCAATGTGGCAAGTGGTAGGTAAGAGAGGCATTATGTGTTAAGTTAGGTACCTAATTTGGCCAAGAGTCAGGGAAGTATACCCAGAGAAAACATGCCTTTTTCGATTTTGTATAGAAGCATCACTTCTGGGAATGAAGGGTCTCAAACGATGGCAGGCTGAAGTCTCTATCTATCTTAATGCATCCCACCAAGTTCCTTTCAGATAACATTAGTTAGTTATAACACAGTCTGTGCTTTATAATATACACTAAGCATAGGATCTCTGACATTGAAGTAGCATACTTACTGGGAATCACAAATCATTCCAAAAGGATCTCACTGATATTAGGTCAGGTCAACCTCCCAGGGTAGCTGAATAAACTCCCCTATAGCTGTAGAGACCTGAACTACAATGTATGTGCCTCTCtagatattttcaaatagcatTGCAAAGTATTAAATTCATCATATCCTTGGCTCTATATGAACCCACTCTTCACTAGTCCTCTACTGGAAGTTGGaatctctgaatttttttctaacagtGCTGGAATTATTCTCACTTTCTCTGCTCAGCAGCCTTACACCCCATATTATTTATCCATATCATTTTAAAGAAGCCAGTGTGTCAACCATTGCAACTGTATTCAGAAGCACaatgaaattcattcattttactgTTTGCTTTCCATAGAAACATTGTGTCAACTTTGAATGTTACTGCTGGAGAATATGACTTAAGCCAGATAGAGCCGGGAGAGCAAACTCTTACTATTGAAACTGTCATCATACATCCACATTTCTCCACCAAGAAACCAATGGACTATGATATTGCCCTTTTAAAGATGGCTGGAGCCTTCCAATTTGGTAAACATTTGAGGATCGTGTTGAATTGTCTACCCCAAATTCTCTATAACCTCTGTGCCATAGCACATTTTCTGCAGTATATGTTCTGGGTCATGCACTTTGAGACAGGGATTTGGGCTTGGGGGTCCTACCTGAAACTCTTTTTGCTTGTGGTTCTGGAGATAGCATTACATGGAGTCAGGAGAGGGTTTTCTTGATCTGACAAGTAACCCCTGGAGGTGCCAGGCAAAGCTATCACAACTCTTATGAGGTCTTTAGGGGACCACCTGGATACCAACTGGTAAGTGGCTTTATAGTGTCCTCTCCTCCATGAATAAGACAAGCCCTACCTTGCTCTTTTCTTCAGACCATTTTGTGGGACCCATATGTCTTCCAGAGCTGCGGGAGCAATTTGAGGCTGGTTTTACTTGTACAACTGCAGGCTGGGGCCGCTTAACTGAAGGTAAGAACTTGTGTGCCATTCCTCTTAGGCAGAGGTCAGAACTTTCTGATGGGTaatcagaaaatggaatttttaatcaattttttaaagacaattgtgcatacatttttaaagatagagaATGCCACATTGTACTTAGAAATTCAAGTCTTTCCAAGTGACACAAACACAAATGATGCATCTTCAACTCAGAAAGGGTGAAAGAGTTCCTGCTGGGGCTTCCATCTCTATGTTTTTCAGATGGCGTCCTCTCACAAGTCTTGCAGGAAGTGAATCTGCCTATTTTGACCTGGGAAGAGTGTGTGGCAGCTCTGTTAACACTAAAGAGGCCCATCAGTGGGAAGACCTTTCTTTGCACAGGCTTTCCTGATGGAGGGAGAGACGCATGTCAGGTGGGTGGGAGCTGTGGGGCTGTCAGGCCCCAGGCAAGGCTTcccttggttttgttttcttctagttttcttaaatttcagtgaaatttaatttaattagaaaGTATATTGGAGAGGTAGAATAAAGAATAGTCTTGAAGAAGCTATAGGGGTCAAATAGTTAAGAGTATGAGAAAAATGGTAGATCCAAACCATTTCCCTAATCAGGCTGCAGGAAGACTGATCCCAGGTAAGGcaggaatctggaaagaagggtTAGGAGTACCAAGGGAGGTTAGGTCAAAATAAAGGGACAGTGGAAACAATCTGTTTTTAGCAGAAAGTGTGATTTAAAAGAAGTCTTCTGCTTTTTCCAAAAGACCAAATAACAGAGATAATGCCAAGAATGAACTCAGGGTTCTCCCATTCCTGAAGGATGGCTGACTCTTTTCTATTTAGAAGTTTCCAGTTTGTGGACGTTGGAAACTTTACACTTTGCCTCCATTCTTCCTACTAACCAAGGCCTGAAGTCAGTCTCACTGCTGGCCAAGACTTCTCTGAGTCTGCAGCGTgagataagagaaagaagaaagtctgCTACTTTGATGAAAGCCATCCATGAGGAAAAGGGAGGTGGGATTGTTGGGTTCCAGTGATATTTGAGGATCATATGGGAATTGTGCTGGGATCTTCAGACACAGGACCCTGAGTCTAAATTATTAGAAGTGAAGAAATGACATTGATCCTCCTCCAGCATCGTTGTGAGGAAAAAGTGAGCACTTTGGGGCATAGACACTGACAGTGGTGCTAACAGAGGCTTTTTCCCTCTGCAGGGAGATTCAGGAGGTTCACTCATGTGCCGGAATAAAAAGGGGGCCTGGACTCTGGCTGGTGTGACTTCCTGGGGTTTGGGCTGTGGTCGAGGCTGGAGAAACAATGTGAGGAAAAATGATCAAGGATCCCCTGGGATCTTCACGGACCTTAGTAAAGTGCTTCCCTGGATCCACAAACACATCCAAGCTGGTAACTAAGCCATCACACAAGGTTAAGAAGCTGCCATTCTGCTAGGGTCAGAGAGAGCATCATCTGAGTCTTGGCAAATCAGAACACCTGAACAGACAGGCTCTACCTCTGTTCTCAGTGTAGCACACAAGGATTGTGAGATTTACCAAGTCTGAATAAAACAAGAGTAAAATATGGTATGTGGAGCAGCATGcaaattttcaatgaaaaatgaATCCATCTATCCTAGACTTTCTCAAACTGGCCTTTAATTGAAACTATCTCAGTTGATCATATGCTTTCACCACTTACTTCTCAACAAAATCCAGCAAACTATAACAGATCAGTAGTTATCAACCAGGGGCAATTTTGCCCCCAGGGACAGTATCAGGAGACATTTTTATTGTCACAACTGGCAGGGCTGAGGAGTGGCTCTGGTGTCCAGTGGATAGGGGCCttggatgctgctaaacatcctacaaagtacaggacagcctcccacaacaaagaatgatcCCACCCAAAAGGTTAATAGTACCCACATTGAGAATCCCTGGCATAGATCCAGGTATAGTAAGTCTGAGAAAGCCAGGATGTACATGCAGCCAGGCCTCCATATCTGCAGGTTCCACATcagcagattcaaccaactgtggatcaaaaatatttagagaaaaataaaatgataaaaataacaatacaataataatgacaatacaaatttttaaaagtacagtataacaactacttACATAGCATTTTCATTGTCTTAGGTATCGCAAGTACTCCAGAGACAATTTAGAGTGCTGCATAGGGGAAGACATGCCTAGGTTATCTGCAAATACTATGCCGTTTAAGGATTTGGGCATCCTCAGATTTTTGGTATCTGCAAGGGTTCTGAAACCAACCCCCCACAAACATTGAGGGACAAGTGTATACCCTTATGATAGACTGACTAGtgagctcattgcaacttctttGCTACCTCCAAATCCAACTTAATTGTTTTCTTATCTGGTGGCTTCCAACCTCAAAAACGCCTTTATCCTTTTCTAAAGAAGTTAATTTAAATTAAGTTTAGTAAGAATTTGAGTTTGTTTTCAAGTGTATTGTACAGTGGCAGGTATCTGAGCCCTCAAAGTTTTACCTATTTAACCCAGCAACTCTTTTATAGTTATGGACAAATTATTTCCATCTCTAGCCTCTGTTCTTATGTAAAATGACCCCCTTGCTCTGTGAAATCTCCAGTTAATTACTGTTTCTTATTAGCCCACTCAATAAAGagaattaaatcattttaaaacaccAGAGCCCCTTTCCTACTTTATCCATTtatcccttcccttctttccacaGATTAGATTTTTATTAGTTGCATATTGACTTAAAAATCTCTTCTGTGCCAAGGAGATGCTAACTTCTTGAAGTATTGTTCAGGATACCACAGGCTTTCAAttgcatctttctttttctttcccaggTAATCAGAGAAAGAGCTCCAGAGGTGGGTATTCCTTGCAGGCTGCTCCATCGGGAGCACAAATTAACATGTAGCACTTCTGAATGTCAGTTCCTAAAGTCTTCCTCTCCAAGAGCGCTCCATGCTCAGTAGGTCTAAAACTACCACCTGGAGCACCTACAGCCATTCCCAGCCAGTCCAGGCAAGCCCATGCCCGGCAGAAGCCCCAGTTGccctcccatttcatttcttagCAATCCAGAGCTCTGTCCGAATTCAGTCAACCTTTGCCAAACACTAGCTTGGAATCAGAGACTCAGGGAAACAGGGCAAGGCAGTGCAGATGTGGTCAGTAAGCTACATGCCTTGCCCTGAAAGTGTCCCTACTTATATAGGGTCTCATCCCCTTTGTTCCGTTGCGATCCTGCAATGAATTCACTCTGTGACTTTGGGTGAGTCTTTTCCTAACTCTGGCCCTCATCCATAAAGAAAATGGTATGGGCCAGATGGTCTCTAAGACATTTTAGTTCAAATCATCAGTGGTTCTTTGAACCTGTGGAAAGATCTACAAAGAGCAATATAGAAAAATAGTACcctgagccgggcgcggtggctcacgcctgtaatcccagcactttgggaggccgaggcgggtggattacaaggtcaggagatcgagaccacggtgaaaccccgtctctactaaaaatacaaaaaattagccaggcgcggtggcgggcgcctgtagtcccagctacttgggaggctgaggcaggagaatggcaggaacccggaaggcggagcttgcagtgagcagagatccgccactgcactccagcctgggtgacagagccagactctgtctcaaaaaaaaaaaaaagaaaagaaaagaaaaatagtaccCTGAGAGCTCAGAGGAGTGAGAAGCTGCTTCTAGTTGAAAACAAATAAACTCACAGGGGAGCTCTGATGCACAGACATCTTTGAAGCTGCACCTTGAAGGAGGAGTAGGATTTTGTCAAGTGGAAATGGAATATgggtaaagaaaaatattccagcTCAAGGAATCATCCTTATTAAAGGAAGGATCTTAAGGATGAAGACAAAAAAATATAGGGCATAAATCAGCTAAAGCAACAAAAGCATAGGGCATGTGATGAGGATTTATAAGGGAGAAGAATAGAAACATAACTTGAGATCAAACTATGGAAACTTAAAATGCCAGCCAAAAAAGTTTGGATATGATTGAGTAATAGAAAGCTGATTAATTAGATAAGCAGATTTGAACTATAATAGCATAAGAACAGCATGTAGGGGATGGGTTGTGAGGGGACAAATGCATGGACGTATGAAATTCTGCATTAGTTTGAGAGACAACAAATGAAGGCTTGAACCAAGGCAATGTCcacagaatgaaaaggaaggaatagaaacaagaaatgaggatTGGGAGCCAATTAGATGAAAGGTTgtaaggaagaaggaggaggagaagatagTATCAAAGTTTTGAGCACTAGAGACTAAGAAAAGGGTgcacaacaataataaaatcagaagtgGGGGCAGTTTTGCTGACCCAAGGAATTCTATTTGTAGCATATTGAGTTCTGAGGGAGACATCTAAGAAACCGTCATAAAAAATCAGGTCTGAAGTTCAGAAATGTAGAGATG
Protein-coding sequences here:
- the OVCH2 gene encoding ovochymase-2, with protein sequence MLISRNKLILLLGIVFFKQGKSATLLLPKAPSCGRSLVKVQPRNYFNIFSRILGGSQVEKGSYPWQVSLKQRQKHICGGSIVSPQWVITAAHCVANRNIVSTLNVTAGEYDLSQIEPGEQTLTIETVIIHPHFSTKKPMDYDIALLKMAGAFQFDHFVGPICLPELREQFEAGFTCTTAGWGRLTEDGVLSQVLQEVNLPILTWEECVAALLTLKRPISGKTFLCTGFPDGGRDACQGDSGGSLMCRNKKGAWTLAGVTSWGLGCGRGWRNNVRKNDQGSPGIFTDLSKVLPWIHKHIQAGN